Proteins from one Vicia villosa cultivar HV-30 ecotype Madison, WI unplaced genomic scaffold, Vvil1.0 ctg.001306F_1_1, whole genome shotgun sequence genomic window:
- the LOC131634491 gene encoding (R,S)-reticuline 7-O-methyltransferase-like: METVLSKHSPPSSAFKGVSKEEEESLLGQIEIWKYMTQFTDSFALKAVVELRIADIIDRYGKPISLSQIVQELENAPSPDSSLLLRVMRVMVRRKIFSAEKSESGEILYGITRASKWILQDTKMTLAPMLLLENHPFHLNPANYISEIVREGTKNGTAFFRCHGHEQFEMTGLDSKYNDLFNQGMVCTARIVSRAVIAGYKDGFNQIKSLVDVGGGIGGSLSEIVRAYPHIQAINFDLPHVVSTAPKFDGITHVGGDMFVSVPSADAIYMKWILHDWSDDHCIKILKNCRKAIPEKTGKVIIVDHVLDPEGAEPFTDTGIAFDMMLLAHNAGGKERTEENWQYLFKETGFPRYNIIKINALPSIIEAFPI; this comes from the exons ATGGAGACTGTTCTTTCCAAACACTCCCCACCTTCTTCTGCCTTCAAG GGTGTGAgcaaagaagaggaagaatctcTGCTTGGACAAATTGAAATATGGAAATACATGACACAGTTCACCGACTCATTTGCTCTAAAAGCTGTTGTTGAGCTACGCATAGCTGACATAATAGATAGATATGGCAAACCAATATCCTTGTCACAAATTGTGCAAGAACTCGAAAATGCACCCTCCCCTGATTCCTCTCTTCTCTTAAGAGTAATGAGAGTCATGGTTCGTAGAAAAATTTTCAGTGCAGAAAAATCCGAATCCGGAGAGATTCTCTACGGTATAACACGTGCCTCAAAATGGATCCTACAAGACACAAAAATGACACTGGCGCCTATGTTGTTGCTAGAGAATCACCCTTTTCATTTGAACCCTGCTAATTACATTAGTGAAATTGTTAGAGAAGGAACCAAAAATGGCACTGCTTTCTTTAGGTGTCATGGTCATGAACAATTCGAAATGACCGGTTTGGACTCGAAATACAATGACTTGTTTAACCAAGGTATGGTTTGCACTGCTAGGATCGTGTCCAGGGCTGTTATTGCAGGGTACAAAGACGGGTTTAACCAGATTAAGTCTTTGGTTGATGTTGGTGGTGGTATTGGTGGATCTCTGTCTGAGATTGTTAGAGCTTATCCTCATATTCAAGCTATTAACTTTGATTTGCCTCATGTTGTTTCAACTGCTCCTAAATTTGATGGTATCACACATGTCGGAGGAGACATGTTTGTTTCTGTTCCTAGTGCTGATGCTATTTACATGAAG TGGATTCTTCATGACTGGAGCGACGACCATTGCATAAAGATTTTGAAGAATTGTAGGAAGGCGATACCGGAGAAAACAGGAAAGGTGATCATTGTGGATCATGTTTTGGATCCAGAAGGTGCTGAACCGTTTACCGACACTGGCATAGCATTTGACATGATGCTTCTTGCACATAATGCTGGTGGTAAGGAAAGGACTGAAGAGAACTGGCAATACTTATTCAAAGAGACGGGATTCCCTCGTtacaacatcatcaaaatcaatgcTCTTCCATCCATCATTGAGGCATTTCCAATCTAA